The following proteins are encoded in a genomic region of Fusarium oxysporum f. sp. lycopersici 4287 chromosome 1, whole genome shotgun sequence:
- a CDS encoding hypothetical protein (At least one base has a quality score < 10) yields MSALAKIREGLAREDNTAVAHTLAPHEKEIEETPEIITETGPGHDKEATAGALPPDDKGNDSDVPSEDVQTGVKEIQAITLTWGKGSLAALLCLIWTLFLISGFRGSFYLVLVPYVTSEWQAHSLMTTIPIVSDAMTAACYIPMAKALDVWGRAEGFLLMSGFATLGLILMAVSQNLATFCAAQVFYSVGWGGMIYAVGVLAADASNLRNRGLAFAFTSSPYMITAFAGSKAAAAFVLDVKNWRWGFGWIAIVLPCVTIPLFLVLKVNLHKAFKKGTVTKTHRSRGFFGSIWWVFNEFDVIGIFLFGGGLVVFLLPFNLAAHAPDGWSTSYIIAMIVVGFCTLVFFGVWEYWLAPVPFLQGRFLLDRSVVAACMIDLTYQISYYTWNYFFTSFLQVVVNLGPAEAGYVNSTFQVVSGVLLFIVGFLIRKTGFYKWTFYFAVPIYIFALGLMIHFRAPNQYVGYIIMCEIFISIGGAVFILVMQLAVLAAVAHQYVAAALATLYVAGGVGGAVGGAISGAIWTNTFIPQLMKNLPESELANAPLIAGNIVNQLAYPVNSPARLAIQESYGFAQVRMLAAGVGIASLFFIWVPMLRNINVKKLKQTKGLVL; encoded by the exons atgTCAGCCCTGGCAAAGATCCGTGAGGGCCTCGCTCGCGAGGATAATACTGCCGTCGCACATACTCTGGCTCCCCACGAGAAGGAGATCGAAGAGACTCCCGAGATCATCACCGAGACTGGTCCTGGCCACGACAAGGAGGCCACTGCTGGTGCTCTCCCTCCTGATGATAAGGGCAACGATTCTGATGTGCCCAGTGAAGATGTCCAGACTGGAGTCAAGGAGATTCAGGCCATTACCCTCACTTGGGGTAAGGGATCTCTGGCTGCTCTTTTGTGTCT CATCTGGACACTCTTCCTTATAAGTGGATTCCGTGGTTCCTTCTACCTCGTCTTGGTGCCTTACGTTACCAGTGAGTGGCAGGCCCATTCCCTCATGACCACCATCCCCATCGTATCGGACGCCATGACTGCAGCCTGCTACATCCCCATGGCCAAGGCTCTCGACGTCTGGGGACGCGCTGAGGGGTTCTTGCTCATGAGTGGCTTTGCAACTCTTGGTCTTATCCTCATGGCTGTATCTCAGAACCTCGCCACCTTCTGTGCTGCACAAGTCTTCTACTCTGTCGGATGGGGAGGCATGATTTATGCTGTTGGCGTCCTCGCTGCCGATGCATCTAATCTCAGGAACCGAGGTTTAGCTTTTGCCTTTACTTCCTCACCATACATGATTACGGCTTTTGCCGGTTCCAAGGCTGCCGCTGCTTTTGTTCTTGATGTCAAGAACTGGCGGTGGGGTTTCGGCTGGATAGCCATTGTTCTGCCGTGTGTCACTATTCCTCTGTTCCTTGTCTTGAAGGTCAATCTTCACAAGGCTTTCAAGAAGGGTACAGTCACCAAGACTCATAGAAGCCGCGGCTTCTTTGGTAGCATCTGGTGGGTCTTCAACGAGTTTGACG TTATCGGTATCTTCCTCTTCGGCGGCGGTCTCGTCGTCTTTCTCCTCCCCTTCAACCTAGCTGCACACGCGCCTGACGGCTGGTCCACCAGCTACATCATCGCTATGATCGTGGTTGGCTTCTGCACTCTCGtcttctttggtgtctgGGAGTATTGGCTCGCCCCTGTTCCTTTCTTGCAGGGCCGCTTCCTCCTCGATAGGTCTGTCGTTGCCGCTTGCATGATTGATCTTACCTACCAGATCTCTTACTATACTTGGAACTACTTCTTTACTTCATTCTTGCAGGTCGTTGTCAACCTCGGCCCTGCTGAAGCTGGCTACGTCAACTCTACTTTCCAGGTCGTCTCAGgcgttcttctcttcatcgtcggCTTCCTCATCCGAAAGACTGGCTTCTACAAATGGACCTTTTACTTTGCTGTACCCATCTACATCTTTGCGCTTGGTCTCATGATCCACTTCCGCGCTCCTAACCAGTATGTCGGATACATCATCATGTGCGAGATCTTTATCTCCATCGGTGGAGCTGTCTTCATCTTGGTTATGCAGCTTGCTGTCCTTGCTGCCGTTGCCCATCAATATGTCGCTGCTGCGCTCGCTACTTTATATGTCGCTGGAGGAGTTGGTGGTGCGGTTGGAGGAGCTATCTCCGGTGCCATCTGGACGAATACCTTCATCCCTCAGCTTATGAAGAACCTTCCAGAGTCCGAGCTGGCCAATGCACCACTCATTGCTGGAAACATTGTCAATCAGCTGGCCTACCCCGTCAACAGCCCTGCACGACTTGCCATTCAGGAGTCCTATGGCTTTGCGCAAGTCAGAATGCTTGCTGCCGGTGTTGGCATCGCGTCCTTATTCTTCATCTGGGTGCCCATGTTGAGGAACAtcaacgtcaagaagctgaagcagaCCAAGGGTCTTGTCCTATAG